TTCCCATTGCTGGAGGGACCGTCCGGCCAGTGCTGCGATGCTTTGAGTTCTTCTGGGGATATTTCTAACTGTGGCGCCATTGCAAAGACAAATTCTTGCGCgtcagccctgcacacagccaAAGCCTTTGCCAATCTGGGTGTGTTGGCGCTCGCCAGCCTGTATTGTTTTGGTTCTTGTGGCATCTTCTGAGTGTGATTCTTTTGGGGGTGTCTGTTTTTCTTGGTGAaggtctgtctgtcctgctgcattctattgccaattaattttacttttttacatgtgtagctacctggacactatttaaattgactttttttatgaAATGTAACCAGGGCTTATTTTTTGAGTAGGGCTTGTGTTTTGAACATCCTCAACAATCTCAAAAAATCAGACCAGGGCTTCTTTTCGGTGTAGGTCTCATTTTCATGGAAAAAGGGTAGAGATGGCTACAGCTGTATACAACATAAAATAGATTCTGTATCAAGTGTTTGAACCCGAACCTTTTTCCTTACACTCTCTTCATAATTTTTAAGACAGTTTTGGTATTTTTCCGGGCAAAGGGTTTCAATGTCAtgtttttgaatgaaatcaaaAGTCCCACATCCAACAACTTCTCCTGCTTCTCCCACTTCCTCAGAGGCTCATGTCTGATGAAGTAATGATCTAATAAGCTCTAAGTGATCAACCTATCTAATAATTATCTTTATGCaagagcattttttaaaatacactttatgAACCAGAGGAGGTGattttcatacttctctctcaCGTCTTTGATGCTGCTCACACCAAACGAAGTGAAAGCTGCTGTCTGGTGGTTTAAGCTTTTGTGTGCTGCTGAATGATGACAAACACCAGCAGATACCCCATGTGTGCTGTGCGAAAACCGTGAAGCTTTTGGTTCTTGGCTGATCTGGAACAGGATCTCACTTTCACGCTGTAGAACTGTCAATAGCGGCTTCTCCAGTCAGAAATGAGTCACATTGCGTGTGCACATTTGCAGGCGGTGGTCGAGCTCCTCGAACACGGGGCTGACCCCAACCTGCCGTTGAGCAGAGCGGTGGGAAGTGCCCTGTGTGCGGCCGTGAGCACAGCCTACGAacagcagagaacagcagcGCAGAGGATCGCCTTGGTGAGACTACTTCTGGGGCttgatggggttttttaagcttcaggaaaacagtgatttttgtcAGTGCACTGAATCCCAGTTCTCTTTAATGAGTAAGCCGATTTTTTTCCTAGAACAATGAATTTGTGTCTGTTCCTAATGCTGTTTGTTTCTGTCCTGAGGAGCAGAGGTTTCGTATGGaaattcattttaatgtttGAGTAAAGAGGATGATAACCTCCGTgtctagaagaagaaaaactacaTTAAAGTCAGATGGAATGTTTGTAGTGCCCACAACCCCGTCAAATCTGACTGTCGCTTTGTTTAAAAACTCAATCAGCATCCACGTGAAGAGAAACACTCTGTGTTTGGTTGTTGCTGTGGAGTGGTCGATGACAATGCACTTTCTCCTCTCTGGTGAGGCCAGTGGCCGTGTTTGGCCCGTGCAATCCGGTTTCTGTCCTCAGCCCGGGCTGATCTCGGGGGTCAGGACGCTGCAGCTGAGGCTCTGGCGTGGAGCCGGTTCCCCCGCTGGGTTCTGTTCTCCCCCTTCCTCACTAGTTGTCGCGGCTTCATTTGTCACTGCAGGATTGGGAGATGTCTCgaaacaaaaagcaactgcCTGCAAGAAGGTTTTACCTAAAAAAGAGATATGACAATTTGTCAACAGCCGTAAAGGGACAAAGAAACGTGTGGTTCAGTGCGCAGAACAGTCTCAGAAATAGAGATGAGGCTCTGATGCCCGGTCCTGTCTCTTTAGCTCTGATGTGATCATAGTTTTTTTgggaaggttttctttttacttggaTGTACAATGATTTGCTTTCTGCAGGTTGATAAACTGCTTGAAGCTGGCGCCAATATCCTTGCACCGGTTCCTCTTCGGGAAGGACAGACCAAAGCTGTGGGAACAGCTGTTGACTATgcctattttaaatattatcagGTATGACTTCAGCAAGTACTGTGCATTCGCATCCATTCAAATACATGGCCTGTTGTGTCCTGATTAATTGTCTAAAGCCTTCTGCAGAGGCTTTCATGgaaatttgctttttcccttcatttgtTTAGAGACTTGGTTCAGCACCAGGAGCAGCGTTAATCACTTAAGTCTGAACACCTCTAGCAGTTTTGCCTGTGAAGACAATCCTTCCTGTCACACATTATAGAAAGATTCCATCCATCATTGGATTGGAAAGAGTTAACCGTAATCTCAAACCCAGGCATTAAAACCAAAAGTCACGTGTGTTTCTGTGAGGCTGTAATCAAATCAGGTGAAGGTATTATGGCTTGTGTGGTATGTTGTAAGCGATGACAGGACATTATTGATCCAACttgaaaataatggattttctaaataaaatatatatttaagtaaacatgtataaaaatattaattgtatAATATATGCTATACATTGTACATAAAAtaactaatatatatatatttactaaataaataaatggactTACTAAAGTCGTCCTTAATCACTTGTTAATGCCTTAGAAAAAGAATCTTACTATGAAGTATAACTaataaatttctatttttttttctggatatgtTAGTTTAAAAAACGTTTTAAAGGCCTGGGATTGTGTGACACTTCTAATCAGAACTAACATAAGGTCGTTTTTAATAGCTGGCTTATTAACAAGAAGGCTTACATGGTAAGCAGATCGCTTACCTCTGGAGTACGAACAGTTGTTCTGAAAAGGACAAAAGTAGCGGTGCACCCTGTTCATGGAGCGGCCTGGCGAGAGctgaggggggtttgcatctcACACCGATCTTCTGCGTAGACATTAAATTGCAATTTCTTTGCTTGCAACCACAGCTGATCgtcaaacaggaaaataattaaattaagcTATTTATAGCTGTAATCACAGCTCAGACTTGACCACCATACTTACCTTCCTGCCTTGCTCCGGACTCTTGCTTGTGCTCTCCTTCCTGGCACTTGCTACAGGGTAGTGGTTTGGGCATTGAGGGCCAGAGCCTGCACAATCCGTGCCCTCTGGCTGCTCATTCCAATAAATTCTGTGGTGCTTCctgaggtgctggggaggagcTCTGCACAACGAGGGCAGCATCCCCAGGAGactttcaaggccaggctgggcggggctctgagcaacccgatcTAGTtgagatgtccctgcccattgcaggggttggactagatgacctttaaaggtctcttccaacccaaaatgtTCTATGGGTCCCCCTTGAACAAAGACTTGAAAATTGTTTAGTTGTTGACCACTCAACAAACTGATAAATGGAACAACTTGAATGTCTGACGTGGACACGTCCTGTGCCCAGTGTCACTGACTGAGCTCCACGCCAGGACCCAGCAGGGATGATGCTGTGCTTTTAGAACAGCTTGGCTTTAACTCGGAAGTACTTGTGTGTTAGTGCCCCCATGCACCGGGGGATTAACTCCTGGCATGTTGCAGGATACGAGAATTGCTCACACACCGTACCACGTACTGTCAGCATCTGAGCAGGAGGTTCTTCAAACACGCCGATCGCTGCTGGAACACATTACAGTGAAGCTCCGTGAGTGTGTCATCCTGAAAGAGAAAGAGTGGGATCAAGAAAAGTTGAGAAGATCCAAGAAATGTGAGTTCAAGTTTCAGAATAGCTCGAGATTAAGTGTACCATCACCTGCTGTGAAGGGGCATTTATTGTTGTCATTCCAGTGTTACTGTCTGAAAAGGTTACTCCTGATAAAATCGGCTCCTACATATGTGGTAGGGGATGCAGAGGTTCTGCAGACATTAACAAGACATTGTGAAGAAAATCTGAGATCAGTGCCTGTCAGCTGCTTCCTGGTAAATCCTTGCGCAAGATCCATTACCATGTGTTAAACAGCGATTGAGGAGCTCGCTCCTCTTTCTTTACATCTTTGTGTTGGGTGTGGGTAGCAGGACATCTATCAGGACTGTGGCCATCTAGTGTATTTTAATTCCTTATGGCAACTTACTCCCATTGTATAATATCAATGCTCTTCTGCTATTAGAGTAGCAACAATGAATACACAAATTAAGATGATTTGAGTTACATTCTCAGTGGCGTTCAAACCCGTGATGGAATCAGGCTCAGCATCCAAGCGCCCGAATACCAGACTTTGGGGCAGAAGGTGTTTCACTTGGGAAGTGAACCCTGAATATAAGATCATTACCCTTGCAGTTCGACATCACCAGTGACTCTGCGGCTTGGCAGGAGCAGGAAGTAAATTGTCTGTATAATTCCTTTCTCTTGGCTGTGATGTAGCAACTTGTCTCCTTTTTCCTTGGCTTCTGAAGCTTGTTGGTGGAAGACGCATTTTATTCTGTAGATTCAAATGTTACACGGTGGACAGAGCCAAGCAGACTTTTAATGAAGGAGGAGaatactgatttttgttttccctctgccctctcatgctggTGTAGTGGATTCAGCTGTTCACACACGtgtttcaaagaagaaaggaggcagCCTTTGTGTGGAAGAAGTGAGGTAGGGCAAAGATACTGCACCATGCATTGTCTGTTCTTAGTCAAAAATACTATGccctgttgtttttttgcttttttctttttcctcattgtAACTATTGTCACTGTGCCTTTGTctcctttctcattttcccctctcatCTATGCAGACTCACCAGCTGcagtttgcttctttctctgctctGATCACATCGCTCCTTTCCAGCTCCGCACTTTGCCGTGAGAGCCTGCACAATATTCAGTCTTCCTGTGGGACGCAGTGTGTCCTTGTGCTTTAAACCAATTAATGACATCAGTAGCTTTGAGTAGCGTGCAAATGATGAGAAATAGACCCACACAAATTTTGTGGCTTACAATTCTCCAGAAACTGCAGGAACAACTTGTACAATTTGGGTGTTATTCTTGGAACTGTGTATTAACAAAAGTTCCAATAATAACGGAATACTTGTCTCAAGGATACTGAGCTCTGTATCAGTTTCTCGTCCTGCGGGATGCTCACAGGCTTCTGAACTTGGTCTCAGTGTTCGACTGCAGAGGAACTAACACAGGTGTCGGGAACTGGGGCACGTTTGAAGACGGTAATTTTGAGGTAGCATTTTTGCTGAATTGAGATGGATCAATAATAGCATAAGATGCAGAAATAGCCAGAAGAACAGAAAgtgaactaaaataaaacctggATGGTTAAAGTCACGCACAAAGATTTTACAAATAGATCTCAGGGATGACGCAGAGAGACTGATGAAACCTTGGTGAAACTTGCCAGCTATTGGGAAAGGAtttgtaaatgctttttaaaaggctGTAAATGCACAGCCCAGCTTGCACTTCACTCTGACATTGAGTTTCCCAGACCTGCTGGACACGTCAGCCCAAGCACTGGGTTTGACGTTCCAGCTTTGGAATAACTGTTGCAGTGCAGTGGTCTGTGGGTGTCCCTGTTTGTCTCTGCAGGATTCCAGGGGGTTCTGTGAGGGCTTTTTTAGGTTCACCAGCATGGCTTTGTTGTCTCTGGCTGTATGTAGTCTGGTCTGCCTCTCAGTTTGAAAGGGCCACGTCCAGACCCAGCGTCAGGAGCGCACTGAAGCACGGCGAGCGTCGCTGCTCGGTGTCAGCGCGGGGCTGTTGGTTTGGCTGTGTTCCTCACTAGGACACTTGGCTTTTCCGGGGCTGTTTCTGGGGCTGGTTTAGCAGCGGGTGTGCAGCCCGTTCCTCACGGACTCCTGTGCTAAACTACAGCATCCTGTTTCTTTATTGTtgaatattatttatatattgtaACCATTTTGATTTAGTTTTACTGTGATCTGCAAACACGCTTGAGGAAAACCCTAAACAAACAGTAATGTGCTTTCATTTTACAACCACCTTTGCTCTAGACTACCATTCTTCAAGTACTGCTACCAGTGTGGCCGCTCGGTCGGTGTTCAGCTGTTGCCGTGCACGCGTTGTCACGAAGTCTTCACCTGCAGTGAGACCTGCAGAAGGAACGCCTGGAGCCAGCGGCACAGGCAGGAGTGCTCGGGGTCGCTGGGTAAGTCCCGTGTGGTTCCTGTGTGGGTGCAGTGGTCCGTGTGTGTGC
This region of Columba livia isolate bColLiv1 breed racing homer chromosome 19, bColLiv1.pat.W.v2, whole genome shotgun sequence genomic DNA includes:
- the LOC135575869 gene encoding ankyrin repeat and MYND domain-containing protein 1-like, which produces MSHIACAHLQAVVELLEHGADPNLPLSRAVGSALCAAVSTAYEQQRTAAQRIALVDKLLEAGANILAPVPLREGQTKAVGTAVDYAYFKYYQDTRIAHTPYHVLSASEQEVLQTRRSLLEHITVKLRECVILKEKEWDQEKLRRSKKLDSAVHTRVSKKKGGSLCVEEVRLPFFKYCYQCGRSVGVQLLPCTRCHEVFTCSETCRRNAWSQRHRQECSGSLEKRTSQAAPDVSRAGLKKNVTGKKGEKGREGKEDRRGGTKSKAGTGGRERHRKNN